The nucleotide window AATCGAGTGCCTCCTAAGGGCCGCGAATGCCAGTCACGCCCCCAGATGCGCAATTTCTGGCAATGATGCACCGCATCAGTCGGGTTCGAGCCCAAGGTGGACATTGAAATTGGTAGTATCTTCGCAGCCGCAACAAAGCTAGATCGGCAAACGCGTCCCAAACCAGACATTGGTTGGCTAGCATATGCTATAGGCTAGTTTCCCCATTCCTGTCGTTGGAGCGAAGCGCAGCATGTTGGGACTTTCCCTTCTTTTAATCAAATGACACGCATTCATTAGCCGAATTGTCTGTATGCAGGCTTTTCGGCATAATTGGGTTTACCAATATGCATCATGAGGGCATGATTCAAGCGGTCGCGCGTGAAAACTCTAGTGGTATAGGAATACGTTCTTGAAGCAAGCCTGCATGGGAAATTTCGTTCTTACCATTATGAGGGAAGGAACTTGCAATCAGATCGTCTAGAACCTCAATTGGAACAGGACGACTGAATAGATATCCTTGAAAATGGACGCATCCAGCTTGCTGCAGAATGAGAAGCTGGCTCTCTTCTTCAACGCCCTCCGCAATAATATCCAATTTGAGTGTTTGGCCCAGGTGAATGATTGTATCGAGGATAGCTGAGCTTCTCTCGTCAGTTTGCATATCTCGCACAAACGATTGGTCAATCTTCAACTGGTCCAACGGAAGGTGCTTGAGGAAGCTTAGCGAAGAATAACCAGTGCCGAAGTCATCCAAAGACCAACGAATGCCGATCTCTTTCAGAGCAAGCATTTTTTCTGTTGCTTCTTCAAGATCTCCCACCAAGGCGCTCTCGGTGAGTTCAAAGTCCAGTTTAGCCCATC belongs to Cohaesibacter intestini and includes:
- a CDS encoding EAL domain-containing protein, whose translation is MRWAKLDFELTESALVGDLEEATEKMLALKEIGIRWSLDDFGTGYSSLSFLKHLPLDQLKIDQSFVRDMQTDERSSAILDTIIHLGQTLKLDIIAEGVEEESQLLILQQAGCVHFQGYLFSRPVPIEVLDDLIASSFPHNGKNEISHAGLLQERIPIPLEFSRATA